Proteins co-encoded in one Candidatus Blochmannia sp. SNP genomic window:
- the rpsB gene encoding 30S ribosomal protein S2 produces MEKLSIRDMLQAGVHFGHQTRYWNPKMKPFIFGVRNKIHIINLETTILMFKQALVELNKIASLKGKILFVGTKRAASEAIKKTALACNQFFVNHRWLGGMLTNWKTVRQSIKRLKDLEIQSQDGTFKKLTKKEALILNRELVNLENSLGGIKNMGGLPDAIFAVGATHEHIAIKEANSLGIPVFAIVDTNSNPDAIDFIIPGNDDAIRAINLYLDIISNVIHVDRAQ; encoded by the coding sequence ATGGAAAAACTTTCTATACGTGACATGCTTCAAGCTGGTGTTCATTTTGGTCACCAAACTCGTTATTGGAACCCTAAAATGAAACCTTTTATTTTTGGCGTTCGTAATAAAATACATATTATTAATTTAGAAACAACTATATTAATGTTTAAACAAGCTTTAGTTGAATTAAATAAAATTGCCTCATTAAAGGGAAAAATTTTATTTGTAGGTACCAAACGCGCAGCCAGTGAAGCCATTAAAAAAACAGCGCTTGCCTGTAATCAATTTTTTGTCAATCATCGTTGGTTAGGGGGAATGTTAACCAATTGGAAGACAGTACGCCAATCTATAAAACGTCTAAAAGACTTAGAAATTCAATCTCAAGATGGTACTTTTAAAAAATTAACCAAAAAAGAAGCATTAATATTAAATCGCGAGCTTGTTAATTTAGAAAATAGTTTGGGAGGTATTAAAAACATGGGCGGGTTGCCAGATGCAATTTTTGCTGTCGGCGCAACACATGAACATATTGCTATAAAAGAAGCAAATAGTTTAGGCATTCCAGTCTTTGCAATCGTTGATACAAATTCTAATCCAGATGCAATAGACTTTATTATTCCAGGTAACGATGATGCCATACGTGCTATTAATCTATATTTAGATATAATCTCTAATGTAATACATGTAGATCGTGCTCAATAA
- the map gene encoding type I methionyl aminopeptidase has translation MAIIIKTSEDIEKMRIAGKLAAEVLEMIEPYIQPGISTGKLDTICHHYITKIQHAISAPLGYHGFPKSICTSINDVVCHGIPNDLHKLKEGDIVNIDVTVIKDGLYADTSKMFIVGQSTKLGFDLCQATQKSLYLAIHMIKPGIRLKRVGQSIQRFVEKQNFSIVREYCGHGIGKFFHEAPHVLHYDADDEGIILQSGMTLTIEPMVNAGSRHIYTENDGWTVKTRDHNLSAQYEHTIVITENGCEVLTLRSDESLPSIIRHYS, from the coding sequence ATGGCGATTATTATTAAAACATCTGAAGATATAGAAAAAATGCGAATTGCTGGAAAATTAGCCGCAGAAGTATTAGAAATGATTGAGCCCTATATTCAACCTGGAATTAGTACTGGAAAATTAGATACAATTTGTCACCATTATATTACGAAAATACAACATGCTATTTCTGCTCCTCTTGGTTATCATGGGTTTCCTAAATCTATTTGTACATCAATTAATGATGTAGTATGTCATGGAATTCCAAATGATTTACATAAATTAAAAGAAGGCGATATTGTAAATATTGATGTTACAGTAATTAAAGATGGTTTATATGCTGATACTTCTAAAATGTTTATCGTTGGTCAATCAACAAAATTGGGATTTGACTTATGTCAAGCTACTCAAAAAAGTCTTTATTTGGCAATTCACATGATTAAACCAGGGATACGTTTGAAACGTGTAGGTCAATCTATTCAAAGATTTGTGGAGAAACAAAACTTTTCAATAGTAAGAGAATATTGCGGACATGGAATTGGGAAATTTTTTCATGAAGCTCCTCATGTATTACATTATGATGCTGACGATGAAGGTATTATATTACAATCTGGAATGACGTTAACAATAGAACCTATGGTAAATGCAGGCAGTCGTCATATTTATACTGAAAATGATGGATGGACAGTAAAAACAAGAGATCATAATTTGTCCGCGCAATATGAGCATACTATTGTTATTACAGAAAATGGATGTGAAGTCTTAACGTTACGTTCTGATGAATCTTTACCGTCTATTATTAGACATTATAGTTAA
- the dapD gene encoding 2,3,4,5-tetrahydropyridine-2,6-dicarboxylate N-succinyltransferase gives MNQLQKIIESVFDKKEYILKDNIDCTIRDAVCEIIDGLDSGKLRVSEKINNRWVTYQWLKKAILLSFYTLDNKLITWGDGRFFDKFPMKFSGWAATHFQNKKFRVIPPATVRYGAYIADNTVIMPSYINIGAYIDTGTMIDTWATVGSCAQIGKYVHLSGGVGIGGVLEPIQTNPTIIEDNCFIGSRSEIVEGVIVEKGAVISMGVFIGQSTKIYDRDSGNIYYGRVPSGSVVVPGSLPSKDGRVNTYCAVIVKTVDSKTKDKVKINELLRDTY, from the coding sequence ATGAATCAGTTACAAAAAATAATAGAAAGCGTTTTTGATAAAAAAGAATATATTTTAAAAGATAATATTGATTGTACTATCAGAGATGCTGTTTGTGAAATTATAGATGGATTAGATAGTGGTAAATTACGTGTATCAGAAAAAATTAATAATAGGTGGGTTACTTATCAATGGTTAAAAAAGGCAATTCTTCTGTCATTTTATACTTTAGATAATAAATTGATAACTTGGGGCGATGGTCGTTTTTTTGATAAGTTTCCTATGAAATTTTCTGGATGGGCTGCTACACATTTTCAAAATAAAAAATTTCGGGTCATTCCACCAGCTACTGTACGTTATGGTGCTTATATTGCTGATAATACAGTAATTATGCCTTCTTATATTAATATTGGTGCTTATATTGATACGGGAACCATGATTGATACTTGGGCTACAGTTGGATCTTGTGCACAGATTGGAAAGTATGTCCATTTATCTGGAGGCGTTGGTATTGGAGGAGTTTTAGAGCCAATTCAAACTAATCCAACTATTATTGAGGATAATTGTTTTATTGGGTCTCGTTCCGAAATTGTCGAAGGTGTGATTGTTGAAAAAGGAGCTGTAATTTCTATGGGAGTATTTATAGGACAAAGTACTAAAATATATGATCGAGATAGCGGGAATATATATTATGGGCGTGTTCCATCTGGTTCAGTTGTAGTTCCTGGTAGTTTGCCGTCTAAAGATGGTCGTGTTAATACTTATTGTGCAGTAATAGTAAAAACAGTAGATTCTAAAACTAAAGATAAAGTTAAGATCAATGAGTTATTGCGTGATACATATTAA
- the recB gene encoding exodeoxyribonuclease V subunit beta — translation MYSLNALELPLCGMNLIEASAGTGKTYTLIIIYLRLLLCLGSKSDFSRPLTVEEILVVTFTQSAAQELRYRIRENIRQFRLDCIRGCSNNFLFSKLLSKICNRSVAINQLSEAEKKINQASIFTIHSFCQNILNHNTIELNMLFNTNIVDNETTLYQQVCTDFWRQNFYVLPLNIVSLIKEYWNDPNALLNDIFPYIYGSRPNFHDYDEYEEKKNIITYYEQILVYINTIKKKWSENKSNIIVVIHTYNINRRIYNEKNLMRWINIINQWAEQPTINHIIPNELKRFRETELKIHNDHRSSHVYFLFHTIEKLYKQLSLFKALIFNIAINEVRNNLNDTQHLRSDITFNDLINVLVTSLIKDKGNKLACTIRARYPVTIIDEFQDTDQQQFKIFHILYSNYSKNGLILIGDPKQSIYAFRGADIFAYMKIRRTIYNKYHLNINWRSSSGIVNAVNQLFQFVPNPFIFEDIPFIPSVAASKNSMYRFVINNQLQTSMCFWVHPANLITIDDYKQAMAKECATVLCNLLHEIHNGTAWLEDENHKRKLKISDIAVLVRNHEEASLIRVALSQVNISTVFLSNPKSIFETIESYELLLLLRAILFPKRHVICTALTTVFFGLNATEIEKINNNESKWEQVLEEFVEYHSIWKKQGVYSMIQKIIFFYKVPEKLLSIQGGEIGLVNILHLGELLQNVSIQLQDEYALIEWLILKITHPKNKRISDQTLRLSNDHQSIKISTIHKSKGLEFPLIFLPFAADFNYKKNFFYHDRKSYEAYLDFNISESNLILADEERLSEDLRLLYVAVTRSIYHCSIGVGSIIRRYKKKSNINDLHHSALGYLIQKKKSGNIETLKKNLKRLSFCSNGDISFCVIPQLQKPCSYAPSIMPNQFLSAKKWKVSENYTPWSITSFSALKNIGVETCLDYQKQLNFNEDIQFQDNDILLTPHTFPKGKVCGSFFHSIFEVLDFRKFVDMKWLRIHMERYNIDPIWKYVIREWIYIILNTPLDNENLTLSQIIDENKKTEFKFYLPINTYLTPQALDRLCKCYDPLSRKSESLDFSGLTGMLQGFIDLIFYWNHRYYLLDYKTNWLGTNNNSYVCSKIEQEMIKRRYELQYQLYTLALHRFLRNKLISYDYEKDFGGVYYLFIRGMDGTPFSNGIYFSRPLSIFISKLDNLFFKG, via the coding sequence ATGTATAGCTTAAATGCTTTAGAATTGCCTTTGTGTGGAATGAATTTAATTGAAGCTTCAGCAGGAACTGGTAAAACATATACACTGATAATAATTTATCTTAGGTTGTTATTATGTTTGGGGAGTAAATCAGATTTTTCCCGGCCTTTAACAGTAGAAGAAATCCTTGTAGTTACCTTTACTCAATCTGCAGCACAAGAATTGCGTTATCGAATAAGAGAAAATATTCGTCAATTTCGATTAGATTGTATACGTGGATGTAGTAATAATTTTTTGTTTTCTAAATTATTATCAAAAATATGTAATAGGAGTGTAGCTATAAATCAATTATCTGAAGCAGAAAAAAAAATTAATCAAGCATCTATATTTACTATCCATAGTTTTTGCCAAAATATTCTAAATCATAATACAATTGAATTAAATATGTTGTTTAATACAAATATCGTTGATAATGAAACCACATTATATCAACAGGTGTGTACTGATTTTTGGAGACAGAATTTTTATGTGCTTCCATTAAATATAGTAAGCTTAATTAAAGAATATTGGAATGATCCAAATGCTCTTTTAAATGATATTTTTCCTTATATTTACGGATCTAGACCCAATTTTCATGACTATGATGAGTATGAAGAAAAAAAAAATATTATAACTTATTATGAACAGATCTTAGTTTATATTAATACTATTAAAAAGAAATGGAGTGAAAATAAAAGTAATATAATTGTTGTTATTCATACTTATAATATTAATCGTAGAATATATAACGAAAAAAATCTAATGCGTTGGATAAATATAATTAATCAATGGGCTGAACAACCAACAATTAATCACATTATACCTAATGAGCTAAAGCGCTTTAGAGAGACAGAGTTAAAAATACATAATGATCATAGATCTAGTCATGTATATTTTTTGTTTCATACTATAGAAAAATTGTATAAGCAGTTGTCATTATTTAAAGCACTAATATTTAATATCGCAATAAATGAAGTGCGTAATAATCTAAATGACACCCAACATTTAAGATCGGATATCACTTTTAACGATCTTATTAATGTTTTAGTTACTAGTTTAATTAAAGATAAAGGAAATAAATTAGCATGTACAATACGTGCACGTTATCCAGTAACAATTATTGATGAATTTCAAGATACAGATCAGCAGCAATTTAAAATCTTTCATATATTATATAGTAATTATTCAAAAAACGGTCTTATTTTAATAGGAGATCCCAAGCAATCAATTTATGCTTTTCGTGGAGCAGATATATTTGCATATATGAAAATACGCCGAACAATATACAATAAATATCATCTCAATATTAATTGGCGTTCATCATCAGGTATAGTTAATGCTGTTAATCAATTATTTCAATTTGTACCTAATCCATTTATTTTTGAAGATATTCCTTTTATTCCTTCGGTAGCGGCTAGTAAAAATAGTATGTATCGATTTGTGATCAATAATCAATTACAAACATCTATGTGTTTTTGGGTACATCCCGCTAATTTAATTACAATAGATGACTATAAACAAGCAATGGCGAAGGAATGTGCTACTGTCTTATGTAATTTATTACACGAAATACATAATGGGACGGCTTGGTTGGAGGACGAAAATCATAAAAGAAAATTAAAAATATCAGATATAGCTGTATTAGTACGAAATCATGAAGAAGCATCGCTTATCCGTGTTGCTTTGTCTCAAGTAAACATATCAACAGTATTTTTATCTAATCCTAAAAGTATTTTTGAAACAATAGAATCTTATGAATTATTATTATTGTTAAGAGCAATTTTATTTCCAAAGCGGCATGTAATTTGTACTGCTTTAACAACTGTTTTTTTTGGGTTAAATGCAACTGAAATTGAAAAAATTAATAATAATGAATCTAAATGGGAGCAAGTACTTGAAGAATTTGTTGAATACCATTCAATTTGGAAAAAACAAGGTGTGTATTCAATGATACAAAAAATAATTTTTTTCTACAAGGTACCAGAGAAATTATTATCTATACAAGGAGGTGAAATTGGTTTAGTAAATATTTTACATTTAGGTGAGTTATTGCAAAATGTTTCAATACAACTACAAGATGAGTACGCTCTTATAGAGTGGTTAATATTAAAAATAACACACCCAAAAAATAAGAGGATATCTGACCAAACCTTACGATTAAGTAATGACCATCAATCAATAAAAATTAGTACAATACATAAATCTAAGGGATTAGAATTTCCATTAATATTTTTACCGTTTGCAGCAGATTTTAATTATAAAAAAAATTTTTTTTATCATGACAGGAAATCATATGAAGCTTATTTAGATTTTAATATATCAGAATCGAATTTAATATTGGCAGACGAAGAGCGTTTGTCAGAAGATTTAAGATTATTATATGTAGCAGTAACTCGTAGTATTTATCATTGCTCTATAGGTGTTGGTTCAATAATACGTAGATATAAAAAGAAATCTAATATCAATGATTTACACCATAGTGCTTTGGGATATTTAATTCAAAAAAAAAAATCTGGCAATATAGAAACATTAAAGAAAAATTTAAAAAGGTTAAGTTTTTGTTCAAATGGTGATATTTCTTTTTGTGTTATCCCACAACTTCAAAAACCGTGTTCTTATGCACCATCTATTATGCCTAATCAATTTTTATCTGCAAAAAAATGGAAGGTATCTGAAAATTATACTCCATGGAGTATCACAAGTTTTAGTGCATTAAAAAATATTGGTGTTGAAACATGTTTAGATTATCAGAAACAATTAAATTTTAATGAAGATATTCAATTTCAGGACAATGATATTTTATTAACCCCGCACACTTTTCCTAAAGGAAAAGTGTGCGGGAGTTTTTTTCATAGTATTTTTGAAGTTTTAGATTTTAGAAAATTTGTAGATATGAAATGGTTACGCATACATATGGAAAGATATAACATCGATCCTATTTGGAAATATGTCATTCGAGAGTGGATATATATAATACTCAATACTCCACTTGATAATGAAAATTTGACTCTTTCACAGATAATTGATGAAAATAAGAAAACTGAGTTTAAATTTTATTTACCCATTAATACATATTTAACACCACAAGCATTAGATCGTTTATGCAAATGTTACGATCCTTTATCACGTAAATCTGAATCGCTTGATTTTTCAGGACTAACAGGAATGTTGCAAGGTTTTATTGATTTAATTTTTTATTGGAATCATCGATATTATTTGTTGGATTACAAAACTAATTGGTTAGGAACGAACAATAATTCTTACGTTTGTTCTAAAATAGAACAAGAAATGATTAAACGTCGTTATGAGTTGCAATATCAACTTTATACTTTAGCGTTGCATCGTTTCTTACGTAATAAACTTATATCTTATGATTATGAAAAAGACTTTGGAGGGGTGTATTATTTATTTATACGAGGAATGGATGGCACACCATTTAGTAATGGTATTTATTTTTCCCGTCCATTATCAATATTTATTAGTAAATTAGATAATCTATTTTTTAAAGGATAA
- the tsf gene encoding translation elongation factor Ts, which produces MININNDLIKELRKRTSIGILECKQALIKANGNIELAIDNMRKSGLKTASKKSGRITSSGLIAVETTSNRQYGVMIEINCETDFVAKDSTFQEFVKTVKITALNEKINNIDILKTRFEEQRSNIISKVGENINIRRIIVLTGNFLGSYVHGSKIGVIVNVSGDVTADLVKHIAMHIAAKNPKYINVDDIPKNVMVREYHIQMDIAINSGKSYKIAEKITEGRMNKFLNDVVLIKQNFIMDINKTIEQLLTEYHIKINNFARFELGENI; this is translated from the coding sequence ATAATTAACATTAATAATGACTTAATTAAAGAATTACGTAAACGTACTAGCATTGGTATTCTAGAATGTAAACAAGCTCTAATCAAAGCCAATGGAAATATTGAATTAGCCATAGACAATATGAGAAAATCTGGCCTAAAAACTGCTTCTAAAAAATCTGGACGCATAACATCATCAGGCTTAATCGCAGTAGAAACTACATCCAATAGACAATACGGTGTTATGATAGAAATAAATTGTGAAACTGATTTTGTAGCCAAAGATAGTACTTTTCAAGAATTCGTTAAAACTGTTAAAATTACAGCATTAAATGAAAAAATTAACAATATTGATATATTAAAAACTAGATTTGAAGAACAACGTTCCAATATAATTTCAAAAGTTGGAGAAAATATAAATATTCGTAGAATTATTGTATTAACAGGTAATTTTTTAGGATCTTATGTACATGGCTCTAAAATTGGGGTAATAGTAAACGTTAGTGGCGATGTGACTGCAGATTTAGTTAAACATATTGCTATGCACATCGCAGCGAAAAACCCCAAATACATTAATGTAGACGATATCCCTAAAAATGTAATGGTTCGTGAATACCATATTCAAATGGATATTGCCATAAACTCTGGAAAATCATATAAAATTGCAGAAAAAATAACTGAAGGGCGTATGAATAAATTTTTAAATGACGTTGTATTAATAAAACAAAACTTCATAATGGATATTAACAAAACAATAGAACAATTATTAACTGAGTATCATATCAAAATTAATAATTTTGCTCGTTTTGAATTAGGCGAGAATATATAA
- the pyrH gene encoding UMP kinase, with amino-acid sequence MVTHTKPIYRRIVLKMSGEALQGTEGFGIDTTVLNRMVIEVKELVTIGVQIGIVMGGGNLFRGTGLAKAGINRIVGDHIGMLATIMNGLAMRSALHRAYVHSHLMSAIPLSGVCDHYNWVKAINLLSNNWVVIFAAGTGNPLFTTDSAACLRGIEVKADVVLKATKVDGVFSTDPIQHPDATLYEQLSYRDVLERELKVMDLTAFTLAREHNLPIHIFNINKLGALKRIIMGYKEGTLITK; translated from the coding sequence ATGGTAACTCACACAAAACCAATTTATCGGCGTATCGTGCTTAAAATGAGCGGAGAAGCTCTACAAGGTACCGAAGGTTTTGGAATAGATACCACTGTATTAAATCGGATGGTTATAGAAGTTAAAGAACTAGTAACCATAGGCGTGCAAATTGGTATAGTTATGGGAGGAGGTAATCTGTTTCGTGGCACTGGATTAGCTAAAGCTGGTATCAATCGAATAGTTGGAGACCATATTGGGATGTTAGCAACTATAATGAATGGATTAGCTATGAGAAGCGCATTACATCGTGCTTATGTTCATTCCCATTTAATGTCAGCTATTCCACTAAGTGGGGTATGTGATCATTATAATTGGGTAAAGGCTATTAATTTATTGTCTAATAATTGGGTAGTAATTTTTGCTGCTGGCACTGGCAATCCCTTGTTTACTACTGATTCTGCAGCTTGTTTACGCGGTATTGAAGTTAAAGCAGATGTAGTACTTAAAGCAACTAAAGTAGATGGCGTATTTTCTACTGATCCCATTCAACATCCTGATGCCACACTATATGAACAATTAAGTTACCGAGATGTATTAGAGCGTGAGTTGAAAGTTATGGATTTAACCGCATTTACATTAGCACGAGAACATAACTTACCAATACATATATTTAACATCAATAAACTTGGAGCATTAAAAAGAATAATAATGGGATATAAAGAAGGAACTTTAATAACCAAATAA